AAAGCTTTACTCCAGCATCTTTCAAAAAATAGCCTCGGAAGCCAGCGACTTTCGCTCCGCGAACCAAATCTACCATTCCAAGATTTTCCATAAGCTCGATATGATTTTTCGGCGTGAAATCAAATTCAGGCAAAGAACCCCATTTTTTCACTTCCATATTGCCCACATCACTCTCGCCATCCGGCACGGTCATATCCGGAATATTCGGCACGAGAAGCATAAGCGAGCGCCACTTTTTCATTATTTCCTCAAGCTCGGTTTCCTCTTTATTCATGTCCGCCTTAAACTTCCGCATTTCAAAAATCATTGCGTCGCGCTCCGCTGGGTCCTTTGCGCTCGCAACTTTATCACTCACGACATTTTGCTCGGTGCGTTTCTTCTCCACTGATTGAAGTTTCATCTTCCGGAGATCATCAGTAGCAAGAAGTTCCTCCACATCAAAAGCAACAAATTTCTTTTTTGCAGCAAGGGCAATAAGGTCTTTATTTTCTCGGATGAACTTGATATCGAGCATAGTTACAACAGTATATAATAGATAGTGCAATAAAAAAAGATGGATAACAAGATTCAAAAAATCGGTCCAAAAGATTTTCCTCCACTCCTTCGCGAGATCAATGACCCTCCGAAAAAGCTTTACGTGAAAGGAACGCTCCCCGATTGGAAAGAAAATATGTTTTTAGCAGTTGTCGGTGCACGAAAATATACGAGTTATGGAAAAGAAGCTTGCGAGAAATTAATTGCTGGCCTTCGCGGATACCCTATCGTGATTGTTTCTGGGCTTGCACTTGGAATTGATTCCATCGCCCACCGAGCAGCGCTGGATGCGGGATTAAAAACCATTGCAGTCCCCGGCTCGGGGCTTGGCCCAGAATTTATTTATCCACGCTCGCATGTTGCCCTTGCAGAGAAAATTGTTGAATCCGGCGGAGCGCTCCTTTCTGAATTTGAACCAAAAACTCCAGGGTATCCGAAAAACTTTCCCCAGCGTAATCGCATCATGGCGGGAATGACACATGCCACACTAGTCGTAGAAGCAGAGATTCGCTCGGGTACACTTATCACATCCAAATTTGCAATCGAATACAATAGAGACGTACTGACCATCCCAGGCTCAATTTTTTCGAAAACTTCCGAAGGCCCGCACATGCTCCTTCGGCTTGGTGCCACACCAATCACCACAAGCGAGGAACTTCTCGAAGCTCTTGGATTTGAACAAGACGAGGAAACAAGAACTCAAGTGCTTTTTGCAGATGCTTCGCCAGAAGAACAAATTATTCTCAATTTTCTTGTAGAACCCATGACTCGAGATGAACTCATTCGCACCTGCGGGAAAAGTACATCAGAGATGAACGTTCTACTATCAGGAATGGAGATAAAAGGAATGATAAAAGAGAGCTTGGGAGAGCTTCGAAAAACTTGACCTTTTGCAAGAAAAGTCCTTGCTAAAAAAGGACCGTTTGATACTGTTGAATGAGTTTTTCTTCAACTTTCATTTCTTTTTCACATTGGGGAGGTGCGCCGTGGCTCATAGTGTCCTTTGCAAAAATTGCGGCTGGGTTGAAGCCGAGCACGAGATACTTGCAGAAACTCTTCTTAGTAACACAGAGCGTGGGAGAGAGCTTAGGAAAGAAGATGAGGAAAAGACCAGGAAAAAATCTCGTCGCAAACTTTCGTTAAAAGAGTGTGTGGAGGGACCATGGTATACCCCCCAAAATAAGAAGAAAGGACGTTTGACCGAGAAAGAGAAGAAGCAGAATGAGGAACGGGAAAAAAGAGAACGAGCTCGTAGATCAGAGCTTGAGGATGCAAATATGGGGTAGTATTCTGAAGGCACTTACTGATGAATGTTGGTAAGTGTTTTTTTATCCCCAATTTGCAAAAATTTTCTCTTTCGTGTAATACTGGGGAACATCACTATGAAATTATTCATTGTTGAGTCGCCTGCAAAAGCGAAAACAATCGGAAAATATTTGGGAGACGGATACACTGTGAAAGCATCTGTCGGACACGTCCGCGATCTTCCAAAATCAAATAAAAAAGCCGTCGACATCGAAGGCGGTTTTGTTCCGCATTACGAAATTTCAAAAGGCAAAGAAAAAATTGTTGAGGAACTAAAATCCCTTGCAAAGAAAGCGACCGAAGTCATCCTAGCAACCGACCCCGACCGAGAAGGAGAAGCTATTGCTTGGCATATAGTAGAGGCGACGGGATTAAAGAAAGGAAAGACCAAACGCGTTGTCTATCACGAAATTACCGAGGATGCTATTAAAGACGCCATCGCCCACCCGCGAGATATAGATGAGAACCTGAAAGAAGCGCAGGAAGCAAGGCGCGTACTCGATCGGCTTGTGGGCTATGACCTCTCGGGAATTATTTGGAAAAAGGTACGATATGGCTTGTCTGCGGGACGAGTGCAGTCCCCCGCTCTTCGCATCATTATGGAACGCGAACGGGAAATTCGCGCTTTCAAATCTCATACCTTTTGGATAATTACCGCCGACACGGAAACAGCGAAAAAAGATAAGCTTCCACTTACCTGTGTAGAAGAACCGACAGCGAAAAAAGAAGTGGACAGAATTCTCGAAGTTGGAAAGAAAGAAAAATGGGTAGTTGAGAGTGTTGCTGAAACGGAAGCAAAACGCTCCCCCCGCGCTCCTTTCATCACTTCTACACTCCAGCAGTCGGCGAGTTCCCGCCTCGGTTTCTCTCCTTCCCGTACCATGCAGGTTGCTCAAAGACTTTACGAAGCTGGACACATCACCTACATGCGTACGGACTCGACAAACTTGAGCCAAACCGCGCTCGATGGAATCCAGAAAGAAATTACAAAAAAATGGGGAAAAGAACTTTTTGTGCCCCACACCTACAGCAAGAAAAGCAAGAACGCGCAGGAAGCGCACGAAGCGATCCGCCCCTCTCATTTTGAGAAAGAATCTGCCGGGCTAAATGACGAACAGCAAAAGCTTTACCGGC
This DNA window, taken from Candidatus Paceibacterota bacterium, encodes the following:
- the dprA gene encoding DNA-processing protein DprA, which produces MDNKIQKIGPKDFPPLLREINDPPKKLYVKGTLPDWKENMFLAVVGARKYTSYGKEACEKLIAGLRGYPIVIVSGLALGIDSIAHRAALDAGLKTIAVPGSGLGPEFIYPRSHVALAEKIVESGGALLSEFEPKTPGYPKNFPQRNRIMAGMTHATLVVEAEIRSGTLITSKFAIEYNRDVLTIPGSIFSKTSEGPHMLLRLGATPITTSEELLEALGFEQDEETRTQVLFADASPEEQIILNFLVEPMTRDELIRTCGKSTSEMNVLLSGMEIKGMIKESLGELRKT